Genomic segment of Microbacterium sp. M28:
CGAGGCGCTGGTGGCGACGACCCTGACCGAGGTGCTCGCCCGCGCCTGCAAGGAGTCCGCACCCGAGGAGCTGCGCGACCAGGTGTTCGCCAGGCTCCGTGCTGTGCAGGCCACCGCCCACTGACGGCATCGACGTCGCATGGTACCCATAGGCTGGTGCC
This window contains:
- a CDS encoding zf-HC2 domain-containing protein codes for the protein MSDCGCEKARQDLEEYLRNEVCKTEHAEIREHLENCPGCRDEALVATTLTEVLARACKESAPEELRDQVFARLRAVQATAH